The following are encoded in a window of Glandiceps talaboti chromosome 5, keGlaTala1.1, whole genome shotgun sequence genomic DNA:
- the LOC144436008 gene encoding growth factor receptor-bound protein 2-like produces MEAQAKFDFNATAEDELSFKRSQILKVLNLDYDANWYKAEADGREGFIPKNYINMKPHEWFHGKISRSKAEEVLKQQPHDGAFLIRESESAPGDFSLSVKFKSEVQHFKVLRDGSGKYFLWVVKFNSLNELVEYHRTASVSRTQTICLKDMTKQEHNTVQALFDFDPQEDGELQFRRNDVITVLDKQDANWWKGQCHGRTGMFPAPYVSPLQPDHQN; encoded by the exons ATGGAGGCACAAGCGAAATTTGATTTTAACGCCACTGCAGAAGACGAACTCTCCTTTAAAAGATCCCAGATTTTGAAG GTGCTCAATCTTGATTACGATGCAAACTGGTATAAGGCGGAAGCCGATGGCAGAGAAGGGTTTATACCaaagaattatataaatatgaaacCACAtga GTGGTTTCATGGTAAAATAAGTAGAAGCAAGGCAGAAGAGGTACTGAAACAACAACCACATGATGGTGCTTTTCTAATTAGAGAAAGTGAGAGTGCACCAGGAGACTTTTCATTGTCAGTCAA ATTTAAATCAGAAGTTCAGCATTTCAAAGTTCTACGGGATGGTTCTGGCAAGTATTTCCTCTGGGTAGTTAAATTCAACTCATTGAATGAACTAGTAGAATATCACAGAACGGCATCTGTTAGCAGAACACAGACTATTTGCCTTAAAGATATGACAAAACAG GAACACAATACGGTACAAGCATTGTTTGATTTTGATCCACAAGAGGATGGAGAATTACAGTTTCGTcgcaatgatgtcatcacagtTCTTGACAAACAAGATGCCAATTGGTGGAAAGGACAGTGTCATGGCAGAACAGGAATGTTTCCAGCACCGTATGTGTCACCTTTACAGCCTGACCATCAGAATTAG